A stretch of Aedes aegypti strain LVP_AGWG chromosome 2, AaegL5.0 Primary Assembly, whole genome shotgun sequence DNA encodes these proteins:
- the LOC5569983 gene encoding diuretic hormone class 2 isoform X1 yields the protein MLLDVVDSLGYCIFFYAAGMLPSSICCFVCVVLAIMMKQIMFVHSASIRSYEQYDDNWAKEPEDVLIDLITRYGQTIMRARNDLENSKRTVDFGLSRGYSGAQEAKHRMAMAVANFAGGPGRKRRVDHRNAED from the exons ATGCTGTTAGACGTGGTTGACTCATTAggatattgtatttttttctatGCTGCTG GTATGCTTCCATCAAGTATTTGCTGCTTCGTCTGCGTTGTACTGGCGATCATGATGAAACAAATTATGTTCGTTCATTCCGCTTCAATACGAAG TTACGAGCAATACGATGACAATTGGGCGAAGGAGCCAGAAGATGTTTTGATCGATCTTATCACCAGATATGGTCAGACGATTATGCGAGCAAGgaatgatttagaaaa CTCGAAACGTACTGTAGATTTTGGATTGTCCAGAGGATATTCAG GTGCTCAAGAGGCAAAGCATAGGATGGCAATGGCTGTGGCAAACTTTGCAGGTGGACCTGGACGAAAACGTAGAGTAGACCACAGAAATGCAGAAGACTAA
- the LOC5569982 gene encoding remodeling and spacing factor 1, which yields MASDVLCSCVNDPNFTIICMFIDKFSEACGLNSISINELSQMLENTTEVAPPLEEIHIKLLRKIKKSVPTHRWENALAKFAYSYSNQDAWELERFGYKNSSIAVKLRVLKALLEAQFDRNVKFKGHINGIAAEQLRSEPIGRDKFGNAYWCILDRRCNVHIFCENLDDETWKVVASNRDEVVQLIEKLKNNELVLTPSQDIIDEDTSSNSNLSNIEGYSATLKQDAKENSLIIERRVYKRVDEVLDTKKPDDKLESVKPEITEPKSNDTVVQESNKEVDGISKNNELDEDLKNETDTLLSETKESNTSKDVLEDTKDEKITLISKSEDSNIVSSEAIEEPVLLVKGEGSGVECEAQPMFSEVIEDPILFVYGPGNGIENQMGNMKTNEDSKAEETASKELHRTEKNDLPLKKKINRSYNSDVHRTTTLDECKDLKTSEKTENHSTVKKENKPDEHDESAKSSKHLESDLTNANAIDKDVTMQDNQSSRLKENEKTSVGTASVEKKVKSLDSTDSTDETSSSSYEPLLPKERNKKSFQRCSTQKVNDNDQQKPTPKEEHKNIQKSATRTNSKQPNTDKSSSITDNQPVLPQKTKKGRKVKSGLVDGLDISQVILDKENGSPPIRQSRRIAQQKIQEETNRRLIEEKMLRQMKAEAMKKKKESKQKTKSDDDDEDYVVSDEDSRHTESKVKLKKKNDKPWMNSSSESSSETEPEEEYPEPEHSDLPSLKSDHEFSPESDLEDESVIPIKRARTARVEKFSDDDNDSIDSDVDHSCQKCGKSDHPEWILLCDSCDKGYHCSCLVPVLFIIPEGDWFCPLCQHEKLISNLQSKLLQFDEYYEKLKAEEALQKQIILQQNKLASEKDNGNSSTDTETMKNKNNSRRPKKLQKRGGQSRSSSSGEDSSNKHSTDASDSDDVPIYKLRRRNTSNLSYKLNEYDNLINSAIDRSTLESPESPPTHGKDIRNIVKAVKKEEEKLNRPHSTSPVLDEKKKQKKNPLKKKKKLNSLDVSSEEDDGSDEDFAENITSSDEDESFSMTEDSESSLEFTRTKKSRAAANKKKDRDFINDDDDSNNSGAYNIRKRPNKSKKILDDSDEFNEDDDVTESEEIDSEDLCNDTETDSSDDNWKKRKSKAKVVSRVPVRNNDNTKKKNKKADEDKTYKSGIRKRPAHFESDSDSSNKQSNPEESNKRRTRGKKLHYLIDDDFESSDDGITPGVHRPDTPPEEREKFIKKQEEIKRMLAEKNTAAAKELATPTIQTLHVNDKNHLPALSTIPPQVIENAKVLDIDFLRSSKHLDSDDFDEDLAANLPDPDVDEEELAKIMEEEDFAQHQLKLDDVDNEKDLVAEHQLKKKTRHFDNIDPAKITKPDKKLGQTGTAERKVDAVCSNLVNYLQSKAAPNAVPLSSSEVPVNKFSTTSPIYHSLNTPSGGSSSLLQQMKQQAIPLQDPPIHSTSLILNSKKPFPCTVPPLPPTLLPVSSTPLPTTPTAESKDIVVDVRRRRRKKITPLRGDLYKAAMDGRLLDPMKQIHYPGPPPSSGVIQTDKLFPYNLPKQPSPTVAPTFVTNSTKSSDGLERFTNSCPYTVAPGYNQGFGNTSSSVNIPIVSQPVASTLNEHPRRSFASLEPVNTEDTVPEQTTVAVASTEQNQNEPEGTSEFSGLVSYFSSQQNELNA from the exons ATGGCGTCTGACGTTTTGTGTTCGTGTGTAAATGATCCGAATTTTACTATAATTTGTATGTTTatcgacaaattttccgaagCTTGTGGATTAAATTCTATATCAATTAATGAACTATCCCAAATGCTAGAAAACACCACAGAAG TGGCACCCCCTCTTGAAGAAATACACATCAAATTGctaagaaaaataaagaaatctgTTCCCACGCATAGATGGGAAAACGCATTAGCAAAATTTGCATACTCATATTCCAATCAAGATGCGTGGGAGCTCGAACGATTTGGATACAAAAATTCGAGcattgctgttaaattgcgtgTTTTAAAG GCTTTGTTGGAGGCACAATTCGATCGGAATGTTAAATTCAAGGGACACATAAACGGAATCGCTGCAGAGCAACTTCGTTCTGAACCAATTGGAAGAGATAAATTCGGCAATGCGTATTGGTGCATCTTGGACCGTCGGTGTAATGTCCACATATTTTGCGAGAACTTAGACGATGAAACCTGGAAAGTTGTGGCAAG CAACCGAGATGAAGTTGTGCAGCTGATAGAAAAACTGAAGAACAATGAACTCGTCCTTACTCCATCGCAAGATATTATAGATGAAGATACCAGCAGTAACAGTAATTTATCAAATATAGAAGGTTATTCTGCAACGCTAAAGCAAGACGCCAAAGAGAATTCCTTAATAATTGAGAGAAGAGTCTATAAGAGAGTAGACGAAGTGCTGGATACAAAAAAACCAGATGATAAATTGGAATCTGTCAAACCCGAAATTACTGAACCAAAATCAAACGATACAGTGGTTCAAGAATCGAACAAAGAAGTAGATGGTATCAGTAAGAATAATGAATTGGATGAAGATTTAAAAAACGAAACAGACACTCTGTTGAGTGAAACTAAAGAATCGAATACATCGAAAGATGTGTTGGAAGACACTAAGGATGAGAAAATTACTCTGATTAGTAAAAGTGAAGACTCAAACATTGTATCGAGTGAAGCTATCGAGGAACCCGTTCTGCTAGTAAAAGGAGAAGGATCTGGGGTGGAGTGTGAGGCTCAGCCGATGTTCAGTGAAGTAATAGAAGATCCGATATTATTTGTGTATGGCCCGGGAAACGGTATTGAAAATCAAATGGGAAATATGAAAACTAACGAAGATTCTAAGGCAGAGGAAACTGCATCGAAAGAGCTTCACAGAACAGAGAAAAATGATCTTCCTCTAAAGAAAAAGATTAATAGAAGTTACAACTCAGATGTCCACCGAACAACCACACTAGATGAATGTAAGGATTTGAAAACTAGCGAGAAGACTGAAAACCATTCAACTGTGAAAAAAGAGAATAAACCAGACGAACATGATGAATCGGCAAAATCATCTAAACATTTAGAGTCAGATTTGACCAATGCTAATGCAATTGATAAAGATGTGACGATGCAAGATAATCAGTCGTCAAGATTAAAGGAAAATGAAAAGACTTCAGTTGGCACCGCCAGCGTGGAAAAGAAAGTTAAGAGCTTGGATTCTACTGATAGTACTGATGAGACCTCAAGTAGTTCCTATGAACCATTATTACCAAaggaaagaaacaaaaaaagctttcaaagaTGTTCTACACAAAAAGTGAATGATAACGACCAACAAAAGCCCACACCTAAAGAAGAacacaaaaacattcaaaaatcggCGACTAGAACAAACAGCAAGCAGCCTAACACTGATAAATCTTCATCAATCACGGACAACCAACCAGTATTAccacaaaaaactaaaaaaggAAGAAAGGTCAAGTCTGGTTTAG tGGACGGTTTAGATATATCACAAGTGATACTGGATAAGGAAAATGGCTCACCTCCCATTCGACAATCAAGAAGAATAGCACAGCAAAAAATCCAAGAAGAAACCAATAGGCGGTTAATCGAAGAAAAGATGTTGCGCCAAATGAAGGCTGAAGCcatgaaaaaaaagaaagaaagtaaacaaaaaactAAATCAGACGACGATGATGAGGACTATGTAGTATCGGATGAAGATTCGAGGCATACTGAATCCAAGGTGAAACTGAAGAAAAAGAATGATAAGCCTTGGATGAATTCGTCTTCGGAAAGCAGTAGTGAAACTGAACCGGAAGAAGAGTACCCTGAACCAGAACATTCAGACCTACCGTCTCTGAAATCAGATCATGAGTTTTCACCAGAGTCTGATCTAGAAGATGAAAGTGTTATCCCTATAAAAAGAGCTAGAACAGCTAGGGTTGAAAAATTCTCCGATGACGACAATGATTCTATTGATTCTGATGTTGATCATTCTTGCCAAAAATGTGGTAAATCTGATCATCCCGAATGGATACTTTTGTGTGATTCGTGTGACAAAGGATATCATTGTTCATGTCTTGTACCAGTATTGTTCATCATACCTGAAGGAGATTGGTTTTGTCCTTTGTGTCAGCATGAAAAACTTATATCTAACTTGCAATCCAAGCTGCTGCAGTTCGACGAATATTATGAAAAACTGAAAGCCGAAGAAGCTCTACAGAAACAAATAATCTTGCAACAAAATAAACTCGCATCGGAAAAAGATAACGGAAATAGTTCAACAGATAcagaaacaatgaaaaataagaATAATAGTAGACGTcctaaaaaacttcaaaaacgtGGAGGCCAAAGCAGATCATCATCTAGTGGCGAGGACTCTTCTAACAAACACTCGACAGATGCTTCAGACTCGGACGACGTCCCAATATATAAACTGAGAAGAAGAAACACATCAAACCTCAGTTATAAACTAAACGAGTACGATAATCTAATAAATTCAGCAATTGATCGAAGCACACTGGAATCACCAGAATCTCCTCCTACTCATGGTAAAGATATCAGGAATATAGTTAAAGCAgtcaaaaaagaagaagagaagtTAAATCGACCACACTCAACTTCTCCGGTTCTGGATGAGAAAAAGAAGCAGAAGAAAAATCCActcaagaaaaagaaaaagttgAACAGTCTCGATGTGAGCTCAGAAGAGGATGACGGATCCGACGAAGATTTTGCTGAGAACATAACATCTTCAGATGAAGATGAAAGTTTTTCAATGACGGAGGATAGTGAAAGTTCTTTGGAATTTACGAGGACCAAAAAATCAAGGGCTGCCGCCAATAAAAAGAAAGACAGGGATTTtattaatgatgatgatgacagtAATAATAGTGGTGCTTATAACATCCGCAAACGACCTaacaaatcaaagaaaatactTGACGATTCAGATGAATTCAACGAAGACGATGATGTTACTGAAAGTGAAGAAATTGACAGTGAAGATTTGTGCAACGACACTGAAACCGATAGTAGTGACGATAAttggaaaaaaagaaaatcaaaagcCAAAGTTGTTAGTCGTGTGCCAGTCAGAAATAATGACAATacgaaaaagaagaataaaaaggCTGATGAAGATAAAACTTACAAAAGTGGTATCAGAAAAAGGCCTGCTCATTTTGAATCAGATTCTGATTCATCAAACAAACAGAGTAACCCAGAAGAGTCGAATAAACGTCGTACGCGAGGTAAAAAGCTTCATTATTTGATAGATGACGATTTTGAAAGCTCAGATGATGGAATTACTCCCGGAGTTCATCGTCCTGATACACCACCAGAAGAACGagaaaaattcattaaaaaacaaGAAGAGATAAAACGTATGCTAGCTGAAAAGAATACGGCCGCTGCCAAAGAGCTGGCCACACCTACGATCCAAACGCTTCACGTCAATGATAAAAATCACCTTCCGGCACTCTCCACAATTCCACCTCAAGTCATAGAAAATGCAAAAGTTTTGGATATAGATTTCTTAAGAAGCTCGAAACATTTGGATTCAGATGATTTCGACGAAGACCTTGCCGCCAATCTACCTGATCCTGATGTTGATGAAGAAGAATTGGCAAAAATtatggaagaagaagatttcgcGCAACATCAGCTTAAGTTAGACGATGTTGACAATGAAAAAGATCTGGTAGCAGAACATcaattgaaaaagaaaacaaGGCATTTTGATAACATCGATCCAGCAAAAATCACTAAACCAGATAAGAAACTCGGACAGACCGGCACAGCCGAGAGGAAAGTTGACGCAGTATGTAGTAATCTCGTGAACTATCTTCAGTCCAAGGCAGCACCAAATGCCGTTCCCTTGAGTAGTAGCGAGGTACCTgtaaataaattttctaccaCAAGCCCTATTTATCACAGCTTGAATACTCCATCGGGAGGATCGTCAAGCCTACTCCAGCAAATGAAACAACAAGCAATTCCTTTGCAAGACCCGCCAATCCATTCAACGTCACTTATTTTGAATAGTAAAAAACCGTTTCCTTGTACAGTTCCTCCACTTCCTCCAACATTGTTACCAGTGTCAAGTACTCCACTACCCACAACACCAACAGCTGAATCAAAAGACATCGTCGTAGATGTGAGAAGAAGAAGACGGAAAAAAATCACTCCACTTAGAGGTGATCTGTACAAAGCAGCTATGGACGGCAGACTTCTTGATCCAATGAAACAGATTCATTATCCAGGTCCGCCACCTTCCTCAGGAGTGATACAAACAGATAAATTGTTCCCCTACAACTTGCCGAAGCAACCCAGCCCTACTGTTGCACCTACGTTTGTTACCAACAGTACAAAATCGAGCGACGGCCTGGAAAGGTTTACAAATTCTT GTCCATATACTGTAGCTCCTGGTTATAACCAAGGGTTCGGAAACACCTCAAGCAGCGTTAATATACCCATAGTTTCTCAACCTGTGGCTAGCACACTAAACGAACACCCTCGTCGATCATTTGCATCACTGGAGCCAGTAAACACTGAAGACACAGTCCCTGAGCAAACAACGGTTGCTGTTGCGAGTACCGAACAGAACCAAAACGAGCCTGAGGGCACAAGCGAGTTTAGTGGTTTAGTCAGTTACTTTAGTTCGCAACAAAATGAATTGAATGCTTAA
- the LOC5569983 gene encoding diuretic hormone class 2 isoform X2 has protein sequence MLPSSICCFVCVVLAIMMKQIMFVHSASIRSYEQYDDNWAKEPEDVLIDLITRYGQTIMRARNDLENSKRTVDFGLSRGYSGAQEAKHRMAMAVANFAGGPGRKRRVDHRNAED, from the exons ATGCTTCCATCAAGTATTTGCTGCTTCGTCTGCGTTGTACTGGCGATCATGATGAAACAAATTATGTTCGTTCATTCCGCTTCAATACGAAG TTACGAGCAATACGATGACAATTGGGCGAAGGAGCCAGAAGATGTTTTGATCGATCTTATCACCAGATATGGTCAGACGATTATGCGAGCAAGgaatgatttagaaaa CTCGAAACGTACTGTAGATTTTGGATTGTCCAGAGGATATTCAG GTGCTCAAGAGGCAAAGCATAGGATGGCAATGGCTGTGGCAAACTTTGCAGGTGGACCTGGACGAAAACGTAGAGTAGACCACAGAAATGCAGAAGACTAA
- the LOC5569984 gene encoding plasminogen activator inhibitor 1 RNA-binding protein, whose amino-acid sequence MENTSYGINVANRYDLFSIDDEGDDPFETITQKKQKNQKKNQATPSTTTENTVAKSAAKKVKNAEKENKTTQNKTINNENRHPDKYEDLKSSAAINTSNLHNQRGEKHGIKETQKDNIRTTREDGNKNGYPGKNAERRQINKSNYAGTENREDKNNRKNREAGNDENGPRKSQSGNKRFDVRGKREFDRQSGSNKTGVKAVEKRDGTGSHNWGSAKLDAKEFNNFQEEYMPHEAEEEKGQASDQTKEEQTEQSDAKPVEEELKEMTLDEWKAQIAAARSKPQYNIRKAGEGENAAQWDKMVALDKKKAETAEAEENETQKTGKQKQVLDIEFHFNDGRRGGLMGRPRGRGGKGTPRNPGRREGEKKDTNETRENEPDKRDRRTRPPPTNDGNFKAKQSTRFNKNTAPKVDDEHDFPSLG is encoded by the coding sequence ATGGAGAACACATCGTATGGGATAAATGTGGCCAATCGGTACGACCTTTTTTCAATCGACGATGAAGGTGACGATCCTTTTGAAACTATAACTCAAAAgaagcaaaaaaatcaaaagaaaaatcaGGCCACCCCGTCAACGACCACTGAAAATACCGTCGCTAAATCGGCTGCAAAAAAGGTAAAAAACGCGGAAAAGGAGAACAAAACCACGCAAAACAAAACtattaataatgaaaatcgACATCCTGACAAATATGAAGATTTAAAGAGTTCTGCCGCAATCAATACTTCTAATTTACATAATCAGCGTGGGGAAAAGCATGGTATTAAAGAAACCCAAAAAGATAACATTCGCACAACACGTGAAGATGGAAACAAAAATGGCTACCCAGGAAAAAATGCCGAAAGACGCCAGATTAATAAGAGCAACTATGCAGGTACTGAAAACCGCGAAGACAAAAATAATCGAAAGAATCGCGAAGCTGGCAACGATGAAAATGGACCCCGCAAATCACAGAGTGGAAACAAACGTTTTGATGTTCGCGGCAAACGAGAATTTGATCGTCAATCTGGTTCTAATAAAACTGGCGTAAAAGCGGTCGAAAAACGTGACGGAACTGGCTCACATAATTGGGGTAGTGCTAAATTAGACGCAAAGGAGTTCAACAATTTCCAAGAAGAGTATATGCCACACGAAGCGGAAGAAGAAAAGGGACAAGCTTCAGATCAGACTAAGGAAGAACAAACTGAGCAAAGTGATGCTAAGCCTGTTGAGGAAGAGCTTAAGGAAATGACATTAGATGAATGGAAAGCTCAGATTGCTGCTGCAAGGTCAAAACCCCAATACAATATAAGGAAAGCTGGAGAAGGTGAAAATGCAGCTCAATGGGATAAAATGGTAGCATTAGATAAGAAAAAAGCAGAAACAGCTGAAGCAGAAGAAAATGAGACTCAGAAAACTGGAAAACAGAAACAGGTCCTTGATATTGAATTCCATTTCAACGATGGTCGGCGTGGTGGATTGATGGGCCGACCGAGAGGACGAGGTGGAAAAGGTACACCGAGAAATCCAGGAAGACGTGAGGGAGAGAAAAAAGATACGAATGAGACACGTGAAAATGAACCAGATAAACGAGACCGGCGCACTCGTCCACCACCAACGAATGATGGTAACTTCAAAGCTAAACAAAGTACACGTTTCAATAAGAACACTGCTCCAAAAGTTGACGACGAGCATGATTTTCCTTCGTTAGGCTAA